cccttttttctttaataatgcaattattcaaaatttgattcttaaaatgtttatataatatataaatatcatattttaaatttttggattttttgtaCTTACTACTTTTGTGAATTACGACCACGTGCCAATCTATACTTGACATGGagttttttcatttgtatatGGATTTATTTGACTCtgatttattctaataaatattatgatgatatggatatttttaaacgcTATTACGTATCGATTGGTATActtgattttaaaatctgacaactataaataacgatattagtattatttattgcatattttttcatttttattattttatttttcagtgtattttaagaatataaatttttgtttttcaaataggATCCTCTATTttctactttaaattatttagagaataatgtttctgaaaatatcaaaatcaaaatattgaatcGTGCTACTAGTTTTCGAAGTATTTGATTAACGTACTATAAACTATTGTACCTACTAAGGATAATAAAAAAGAGGATTCTTGTTAAAAAACAGAAGTTTGTATCATTACAGGAGTACAGGACACTCCttaagtaatacaaaaaaatataaaaaattgggAGTACGCCGAGTACGGcctttaagtatacttaaacacTACAAAAATCAGAGTTTGAACAAATTCGcactaataaaagaaaaaaggaGTTGAGCATGCTTAGTGAATCTTCttgtataaatgcatataaaataggtacttgaaataTCGTGTGAAATAAACGGcgacattataatactataaaatttcttattcATGAATCATGGCGGTTTATTTGAATGCTAACAGCTAGCACTTGTTTTCTTGTCTTCTTGAGATGTATTAATGTGTTTCGAAGAACGGGAACAGTTTactccaaaaataatatataatttttctctaAAAAATGAAAGGTAGAACCATCCATTTTCTTCCACATACTTTTTCAGACTAGACTCGCCTATATTTAAGTCAGCACTAACAATCGATAATcttgtaactatattattgaacacaataattgttatgaaacGTAAACACAGAtatgttatatagtataatttgaaaaactcTATGCAGATAATAgcgtttgaatattaatataataattattattgttttctatttgTTGTCAATAGAACAAACAAGGGAATCATGTGTCTGGAAACAGGAGGACGTCGTCTCCAAGCAAAACCTCGAAACCGACCGGAAATAACGCATGGTTCAAGTCGTTGGATAGATTCGGCAAGAAAAATAAGGTGCGCTGTTCCAAAAtcatacacatacataaagATCATACACGAGATTCTCTGTGTATAAGTgactaattgttttattttttttatgtttacgtCAACTACAGAGATCGAAGACGTTCACATCGGGGAGCGAAAACGACGACGAGATCCGAGTGCATAGGGTGAACGATCGGAATAATTCGAAGGGTACGACCCGGTCATACCACAGTGTAGGAAATCTCAACTCGCTAGATATGGACCATTCGCCCAGGCTGATTGCCGACAAGAGACATTCGCTGATTGACAGTTCAGCAGGAAGTACGACCGAGGGCGACAGCAGTCAGAAATCGCACAAGTCTACAGTCTATCTACACGCCACCACGGGTACGTTCACTGAAATTAACAGCCTCGTAATTTATGCCGGTTATAttgaataagtttttattttttaaattgataaattaatgtatataatgataacatatatatataaatatttgatcatTGTATACATGAAATGAAGTTACCAATAGTGAAATCTACGTGTGATGTTAACGACTTTTTTTGGTCGATCGTGACAACCTAAAATACTCATAGTACCATAAAAGTTTAACATTCTTGCCCCttggtatatacatataatataaaatatacaaaatccCATCCCAGGGGGGTTCACCTCCTTATAACCGCCACTGTATAAGACAGTGGTTCTAAGTTACAAGAGAGGGGATTAAGAAATTCAGGAATTTAGGAAACTGATTTCATACAACGGACTTCTCAATAAATCACTATTGGTAGACCTGTAGAATTTTCTTAAGCCCATCAATGATCTACATTCAACTCGTACTCAAATGCCCCAAATCTACGAGTTCATTTTAATTCCAGTGTCTTAttagataatacatattgaCCATAAAATTGTGTTCATACGGCGTTATGGATAGGCTACTACTTGTACGCCACTGTTGCCTGTCcattatttaataccataatattgaAACCTATGATTCTAATGGATCTCATCATCGAGTAAAAACCcgattattactataaatgtacaatacgTATGTTTTATGTATCGTCCTCGCaagtgttgtctccgtcttacaaacGCAGAATATACCTTACGTTCCAATTTCGCGTTGTCGACTCAAGTGTTAGAgtaaaataaaccataatcaaaataaaaagtaaatgtgtacaaaacattaaaattctcACAATTcgcttcaaaaaaaaaaataataataataattgtaaaaatagtaaaatcctACGAGAGAACACGAATTATTTTCTAACTTAAAGTCTAATTATGGAcgaattaattattctaataccAAATCTAATAGCATATAGACTCGCTGCGGAACACAAATCGTTCACGTTGTTCGTAAGGCAgagacaacatattatttatttggttgTGAAGTCCTCTTGACTTCTATCTCGTgtacgacaataatattatcctgtTTGTGTTTTTTGAACGGACGGTGACGGCGTGCAGTAGGAGAAATACCGGAATCGCGACAGCTTCACCAGTCCGTGTTCGGAGCGAAGAGCAGGCGAGCAGCTAGCCGAGAGGAGCTGTCGTCGCGCAACGACGCGTTCGGCGGTGGCGGCGCTCAGAAGCGTACGCTGTCCCGGTCGGTGTCCGTGCTGGCGCCGTGGGCCCCGCGGCACAGCGAGGGCCGAACCGTGGACTACGACGAGCGCGGCCGGCCCCCCAGGGCGCCGTCGTCGACCAGACACGGCCCGGTTAAGGCGACCAAGAGCGACCCGGAAGAATCGTCGGCGGCGGGCACGGGTAGGTCCGCGTCGGCGGCCCGGATCAAGAACCGGACGCCGAACAGGGCCAGTTCGGGCGAGGAGTCGTCACTGCTCGACGAGGTGATCATCCGCACCACTAGCCGCACCGGCAAGCTCATCAAGGACGACCGTTCCACGTCCCGGCAGATCGGCCGGTCCATGTCGTCGGCGAACAGGTCGGCAACAGGCGGTACGCTGACGCGGGTCAAGACGAAATCGTAATGAAGAACGATCGGAGTTCGATGATGATGACGacgacaacaaaaataataattaataacaataaaaataataatattcgtaataaaaataataataataataataatagcaataataaaataataataataatgatatagtaataaaataataatataatgatgatgattatataataacggatacaaataataaataaaatattacaaataactgCTGTCCTGCCGCTGATCAtaaatacaaagaaaaaagaatcataccgacaattaatattatctatctacCTAATAAATTCGGCGGCGGTACACCACCGGCTGgttaagttaaacatttttgattttccgGTGTCGCGAGAGGTGTGGGATCACGactattatagttttcattggattaatattacaatattctatTGTGATTATTATGACTTTACCACAACTTTTCAATAACTATCATTAGGTACTAGCTACACGCATAAAATCGCattcgttttaatattatatcgatggTTATTTGGCAAATTGGCCTAATATAGCAAAATATTTCCTATAGTTTTCAAGGAGCCAAAAACattgttgataataaataacttttttaattaggaATTGGGatcatttttagtaaaatatctttttcatttgtacgtcttttataacttatttattatatgaaaataagaaCTTTGCTTTCTATTTGTTTCATCCCTTAAATAAACTGTTACTTGTCAGTTTTCATACTTCCCTCGAAAACAAATTGACTTTACCGTCGTTTATtaccaaaattttatttagatcaaaaaaaatgaagacaaCTATTTTCGCACTTACGCATTAaaagaaacatatttttctccATGACTCCATCCATTGGTAAAAGCTATTACGTGCTTCCTATAAGTGTTATTTAAAGCTTAGACCATTTTGCTATGTTACCATCGATATTGCGTCTGATCGATCATACGTATTCACATCCCAATAGTTACAGGTATCGAGTATTCTTCTTAGAGCATTtgctaagtataatattattataataccactaCCACAAcgcgatatattatatcaactccAAGAAAACTCTACTGGCTATCTAGCATGATAGGTCGGGTGTACATCGGGGAACTGACAtgatgttaaaatgtattttttctctgtaaaattgtcatatctCTATGATACACTCTGTATACATTAACGTCATAATATGATGTCAGTATGACATCATTATTCTTCCTAGTCAAATAAccctgtaaaatttaataaaagatttatataataatgatgagttatattttctatttttatttttatttttattaatgtaaatacttttaattatcatatagatatgttgtacatataataataaataccaatatataaCCAAACTGTTATCATATCCGTTTTCTCATgaagtattttttgaaaatcctACAACTACATaacgaaatttttataataataataattatagtgataataatacatattataacataaaatacttaaaatacatatttcatacGAACACACTTTAATTCTTTGAggttaagttatatatttttttttttttttgattaaaagtcTTTAtaaagctatatatatatattacatatttatatgtatatagatattattttaattattatttggctTTTcccatattattacaacatcTATTCATACCCTTCTTAATATGTACTGACTAAGACTACGGCACCACGACGAAGACCAAGCGGCGCAAGGGCACCATTGCTATCTCTCCAGGTTCGCATCCATTGAGTCTATAACGCTTTGCTTCTGTAGAAGAGCGTTGTTCAGTGCGTTAATCTCGTTCTCGTATGTCTTCTTCATTCTTTCCAGCTCAATAGATTGTTCGTACAGGCGGCCGCTCAAACGGTTCACTTCTTGATGCGCACCTTGTTCAACgcactgtaatatattatataatgtatacattttcattaacttacaaatattaagGGTAAAGTGGACTTATTATTAAAGCCATTAAAGGtccaataagaaaataaatatatgcctTAATAATTTCTTCTAAACCTTCTGTCTCGATATACCACACAACTATAagaaccaaaatataataatatgttcgtttttttttttaactacctattattataatttataaccattgttattaatcaaaactcagcatcgataataaaataaagactgCTAAAGTAAAATCAagagaaaaattgtttttaatttagtcaaaataaaagatctatattaaattattaatgacttaatttatttaattacatattctgAAAAGGTAAATACATGTTTGTCTTATATCTATGACtaacatatatacctatacatattttgtacaacatctatggtttaaaattagtaGGGTATACATCGATTGTTTTACTGCAAAAACGAGCAAAAggaatatatttcattatcgataaatgataatgatacattttaattcatcaaagtctcattttaataattgcccGAGGACCTTTATTTATCTAGTACCTATGTACTATTAATACCCCAGTATGTCgtgttatacaataataggcttaaaatgtaaaatactgtCCAGAGGCGaatttgaatcatattatacaattgaaaaGGTCTAACTAACAATAAACGgtagataatacaatttttatatgaagtAAGTATACTGGACATAGGTTGATTCTATTcgaaatttacctattattggCATTACTTAAAGATAttacttactatattattatttatgacgttaaatattgtatacaaatcaaACGATACCCCTTTAACTTTGAAGcagcaaatataatatagttgagaTACGTCATACATACCTTAAGGTGTTCGGTGAGGGCTTTCACCCGAGCACTTATGGAGGCACTCAACACGGCGGCCGAAGCGTCGTTCCGACCATCACCGGCCGCACGGCGCAAAAGTGCTTCCTGTTCGTTGATAGTTTCGCGCAGGAACACCATAGCATCCGCCAACTGTTTCTTATTAGTGTTCTTTTCTGACTCACAATCGAACAAGTGTTTTTCCAACGCGTCACATTTCGCTTTCAACTGCCTGCATATGATAAACTCGTAAAaggtactcgtatatattcatatagatactaataataatactaattgtaCAGACATAAATTAAAGATCAGTTCTCCAGGAGTAATTGCAATTTGTATTGTGTACCacgtatcaataaaaaaaggagctattaaaacaatataaagtatattcttTTTCCAAAACTTGATAGcgcatttttttcaattgatcaatatagatatagacatattatataaaccacGAAAAACGCATCAGataaaaatcgtttatttatgtaaatcatagtactattattcaatttatgttCATAAAGCGTAACCACAACAAATATGGGATGTCGGATTACCCCTGAAGCACGTGTTTAAAGAGTATCAACTATCAAGAAAACAAGGTGCGTCCAGCATACAAGATGTTAATTTTTCAGTAGTCGAACCATGTTCTTATACCaggttttctttaaaaatatttgtacatttatatcacacatgttataatattaaattaccatattatacacatagaaatataaatacctaaaaaaacattgttcaaCTTAGAACAGGGTgcagacatttaaaaatagaatgcTCACaactcacataatattatatcatgttacCATGTTCATGTACCgacaatgttaaattaaatttgcacATAAATTGAGTCCCTCGCAATCGCTTACTAGGGTCATGTAGTTATAAGCATACTCCTCATCCATAACATCGACATCAATAAGGGTTATTTCACCGTTAATGTAGATACGTATGCAGTaaaggtaatatatattatttaatatacacattacacacacaattataaattggGTCTTACGAGCATTGTAAATCCAAAGCTTTGTTGATGGACCGCTGTTGATTTAATTCGGTGGTCAAAGTAACGATTCTGATATCAAGTGTAGGCCTTTCCTCTTCAAACGTTATCAACCTTCGCATTAACGTATCGCGTTCGTCATCATACCGACACTTGAGTTCTTCGAAGAGTctacaaaaatgttaagaaatttcatatttataacttatatacaatCACTCAGTAAGTATtggtttataacttaaatatttgtagaagagtaaaaactttaagtcaaatcaaaaaatcgatattgatttattcttacagtatataattatattatatgttttaaaaaaataatgttgacgTAGACACATTACGCAAGAATAAGGAAAAACAATCAATCATATACCTTCGACACTCGTTTACGGCAGACGTGTGTACAGCAATtggaattttattatcatcttCGGTTTTCATACGATTCAAGTCTCCAGCTAATGAAGACACACGACCTTGCAAATGAAGAAGCTCTGTACGGGCATTTTCATATTTCTCAGCTAGATGGTCTCGTTCGCCATTCAACTcagtaactaaaatataaaatttgagaaTATAGACTTATAAAATTTGCaacgaattttaaatattatttataggattGGACCAAATTTACTTTACCCAGTTTATTCGCTACCATTTCAATGTCAAGCGTTACAGTAATAGTAACTATTACTATACATACTATTGTATTCCCAGTATCACATCGTATTATActccaaattttaaaatttgagcggagcgattatttaaattatttatatgtattttccattatacattttggatcagattattcatatattaattttcaaatataaaagagATTTCTGGcaacaaatttgatttatttaccaGTTGCGGTACTTTTGATCAAAAGTAGGAAACTCCAAAtactttctttaataattacaaaaacgcAATAACAGCGGGAAaactaatttgaaaattattttgattcttAAATGTGCAGATGATGTGTTATatactatagatattaatattttcaatttatatactaatacaatttttgactTTGAGTAAAAAGACTTGAAAGTTTAATACAAGGTGTATCATAAATTACATAGAttccaacaaaaaaataacgaaaatacaCAATCACAATTTGCTGTAAGCTTTTAACATTCTAATATTTATCGCAAAAATTTGctaattattttgcatttaaaaattcagacaactttattttaacaacttgcgagattgtttaaaatgttagtacctatataatattattattaaatgtaacattaaattatgaattaaaaattaattactatacatattacgtataggtatatcgtTATGCAAATAACGATTTCAAAcactataattcaatttattattttttatgtaatatatctatagtatactattataggaaGTATACGGCTCGCAGATTCACGAGTTTGGACAGTTATTGAACGGTAGGTAAGTAggataaaacttaaaatttatactccCATATTTTACGTCGCAGCTGACAAACCGCTAtcgataaaatgatttaacttGCACtgaatgacaatattatagtctatcatattatatgtatattattatgttataaattaataatatcgttcATACGCATAGGCACAAGCTATATGGTGTGTCTAGACGTCTAGTGTGATAGTGATATAAgccaaacaaaattatgagtGACTAGTAAGTTATTGTCACGACTCATGGCTTTAGATAGAGCCGTGGTATCGAACTATCGAATGCAGCGGAGTGCTGATAGCATGGGTTATgggtatgataataattattataaccgtTATGGCGTTATCAGATAagtcaataatacataaaaaaataatttattcttattgtttAGTGTGATTGTGTTTGGTAGATCGGTGTTCAGTATTTCGGTCGACGGTTGttgtttctttaatattttgaattgacAGTTTACAGTTTACACTTAACAGATGTttacttgtttattttaaagtatatctacttaaaattgtaattgatcTCGTTTCTTTAGTTATCATGGGTATTCCAGGATTAACATCGTTTATAAACCGTAATTCAAcgcaatattttgaaaatctacAACTCAAAGACACCTTGGTTATAATAGATGGTTATGCTTTAACAAATTTTCTATACAGattatatgaaaatcaaaCAAGTGCTTTTGGAGGTGATTACGACATTATAGCAAAggtatatatagattttattaacttgtttACAAGATGCAATGTAATaccaatttttgtatttgatgGTGCATACGAACAGCGTAAAATGGAAACAATCATGAGTCGTATGAGCCAAAGAATACAATCTTATGGCCAACCTATTAAGACTGCCGAATGCATGCCCATGTTTGGTAGCGATATCATATTTGATATTCTTAATGACATGGATATACCACATGTAAATTGTGATTTTGAAGCTGATGCAGAGATTGTTGCATTGgcaaagttattaaattgtcCTGTTATAAGCCGAGACtctgatttttatataaatacagtacCATATATACCATTGGACAAGATtatcattgatttaaattctaatgttAAAGTGATCAATTGTCAAGTTtataaagttgaaaaattactaAGTGAATTTGGTGGATTAAATGTTGACTATTTGCCTTTAGTGGCTGCATTATTAGGTAATGATTACATAAGGCCAGACACATTTTCTTCACTTTTACGATTAAACCAAGGCTGTTTCAATTGTGGATTAAAACTTAAACGAATCACAGAATGGCTTAGAAAACAACGGGATATAAAATcagctatattaaatatgacacATAACTTATCTCGTAACAGTGGCtacattgaaaatcaaataaataacattataaatgacTATAGAAATATAAGTAGCAAATACTTATCATTTATTCTTCAATACAAAAAGATGAGCACATATCAAGATCAGTTAAGACACTTAAAATCAAACGAAAAAAGTATACTACCTCCTTGGTTAGAATACCACTATCGTAGGGGTACTGTAAATGCTGAAGTTATgacaattataacattaaaaaaaattttttttaaagttgaaattgAAGACTATGAAAAATCtccatattatgaaataaccttcaaaattgtagaaaaaataaatggattATTATTTGGAAAAGGTGATTCAATTCCCAGTGTAGGAAGAAAAAATGGACTTAATATAggtcaatacaaaataaaacgatGTATAACCAATCCTTACGTACCATTAGCTGATTTAAATAAGAGTGAATTAAATTACcgcaaaaatatcattttaaatttagttggtataaaaaaaattgatggtGTTCCAAAAGAATGGgagttatttgttttgattttaatttactggGGAGTGcataccaataatataaaatccaaaCACATGCATGCCTTAATTGTATGTgcaataacatttaatgttattaaaaaaattgaaactgatccaaaaaatgaaaaaactgaAGATATTAAAgacaaaagtattataaaagaaaatatcacTCAAGTGAATAAAGAAGATTGTATTAAAGCAATGAgtgtattatcaaattattttcaaattggtcaatataataacaaacgtttgtattataaaattattcattcattTGCACAATTTCAaagttgtgtttattttttaatgatactcAATTCATTACTAGATTTTCCATTTGATCAGTGtcgaattgaaaatttttataaaggatcatttttatataatatatgtgtacaaaTGGAAAATTGTGATCCAGAAATATTTGTATCACATAAACTGTTTGGAAACTcagattcattaaataatgtttacaaatcaataattaaccttataaatatattattgccgGTTCCAAAAAAAAGAGCAACTGCAACACAAAGTACTAGTAACTGTTCAAAACCAAAAGGtaaaatagagaaaaaaacaaaataaccttgaaaaattattttataattagaaattaaataataatgtactatgattttaaattttataagacttattttatactttatattattatacatttaattttattcaaataagtttgttaaatattaattaagctCTTTATaactagaaattaaataatagtacatatGCAAagaacctatatattatattatgtactatgattttaaattttataagacttattttatactttatattattattattttaattatatataaagtttgttaaatattaattaagctCATACttgattaacaatataaatatagttgattttatatgatactctattttgtagttagtataatatacctacataagttAATTAGGTAACTTAATCTCCCTTTTGttggtttaaaattcaaaatagttaGATTActgaataaaactaataaaagtaGAAgcacacaatttaaaaatactatttttacctCTCGATTGATATGAACGGAGTAAATCTTGTAATTTTGCTTGATGTAATTTGGCTTGTCTGACCAATAACTCATTATGTTCTTTTAGCATAGCTACTTCAGACTCTACTGATTTCCATTCTCCATATGTAACTTCAacctttcaaattttgaagttaaaataaaaatgatggtctatatttattaacaataattcatttaattagtACTTTTTCATTTGCTTCTTCAAGCTGTTGATAAAGATTTTCATTTTCAGCAGCAATTTCTCTACTTCTAGAAGAAAATCGAGCAAGTTCATTTTTATAGCTTTCAATGGTAACATCTTTTTCTTCTAAAGATGTTTGGTATGCTTCTAACAACGGTGATACTGCATTAATATCTTCTCTGcgccaatttatattttttggatctaaacaaaacaataaaaaatattttttacataataaataattagcaacaatattttactgtaaaagCAAATGTAAACTTTTAAGTAAAAGTTAATgtgaatattcaatttaagaaaaatagttAGTCAATTGGCTGTACAGAGATCCTCAATCATATTAGCATAGAAATATCacatttttgtcttttttcCAGAAGAACTTGTGTATGAACAAAATAGAAACTAATGtggtacttaattttaataattatttcatattagaaaattaaaggCATGGCGctagaatttttttcagaGGGTGTGAAATGGAACAGATACTTTTTGTACATAAgctagaattttttaaaaatacagtgATTACTCagataaataattgcatttcaTTTTGCATAACATATCTATTGTCTATAGGCTATAGCACACTCTCAGTAGTCTAAGTTCTAAGTAGATAATgtgtttaaactttttaataattatcaatgttttaaaaatgctacctatgttttttttaaatcaaaaggaaattttaaatacagacCTAAACGCATATATTCTAGGGAGCTACTTTATActtcttataaaatacctattataaatttattaaaaatattacatagtcTCATAGGCACATTTAAGCATACTCGTgtgtttaatatagtatattatgaacatttgaactaaaaataattataaatttaatggatacatttaaaacacttaggtaaatgtataaatatctttCATTACAACTAAATCTAGattgtagatttatttaaatgttattagaaaatgtatgataatattttattaaaaaatacaattaaatatattatacatttataccatgtaggttaaataaatattttttattaactcatGCAAAtctagtttaaaatgtataaactatgtTCAAGGATATGACTTCCTGATGTATAGTGACATAATAAAACatctaaaatgatttaaaattaaaacacattgataaatattagcaTTGATttcattatagaatattacaaAACCAATGATATTAGatagtaacataataattaattatcatataatatctataaataattataataaccaagtaataatattattacttattgaaaaatagaCTACATGTTAGTGtactgaataatatatcatattatattctatactcttgatatttttttattcaaaatatgaaaaattacaaaatatacaaagcgtataataagtaaatttgatGAGAAAAGGAATCAAGAACATGAGTGAAAAAGTGATCCTATGGAGGCATCCCAGTAAAtttggaattttatatttttataaatatatttatatagcttgataaaattaaaaatgaagagATATAAGCTACAAGATCAGTAAAACcactctttttaaaataataataatacttaggtatacaatttcttaatttttaaattattttcagtccCCCAAAACACTATTCAAATGAGATAAGTGAAGTCTTTGCCATCTCTGAAAAGTGAAAaccatttgaaataatttaacccTTAAAGTATTCTAGATAAACAATCCCTTGTTCTAATGTTAACCATTAACAACTcacctaattataaaattaattaatactatataatgttattataattaaataacaaaatactctgttttaaattattaaatacaaatgttatacatatgcCTACCTAGATTCCAGTTTCATCatcattatactaaattatttaactttgatcaatgtatttacatagaaattggcattatattttattgtaacagttattatttaaaaattataatatatacataacaactacctataattag
The DNA window shown above is from Aphis gossypii isolate Hap1 chromosome 2, ASM2018417v2, whole genome shotgun sequence and carries:
- the LOC114120308 gene encoding paramyosin-like, with product MASNYNQDGQIPIPPRRTRSITSDKVPYVVDVVAERCIVPAMERMSRREPNIGDSISPLDRLRNNDMSENVARMASHLKQLEKKRDELKRQCTAIESMNRQSEVNRLIDKNKELKQDVFVLKNLTYRLNRELEKCQDKLLSKDQIPESGGYMRVQDPKNINWRREDINAVSPLLEAYQTSLEEKDVTIESYKNELARFSSRSREIAAENENLYQQLEEANEKVEVTYGEWKSVESEVAMLKEHNELLVRQAKLHQAKLQDLLRSYQSRVTELNGERDHLAEKYENARTELLHLQGRVSSLAGDLNRMKTEDDNKIPIAVHTSAVNECRRLFEELKCRYDDERDTLMRRLITFEEERPTLDIRIVTLTTELNQQRSINKALDLQCSQLKAKCDALEKHLFDCESEKNTNKKQLADAMVFLRETINEQEALLRRAAGDGRNDASAAVLSASISARVKALTEHLKCVEQGAHQEVNRLSGRLYEQSIELERMKKTYENEINALNNALLQKQSVIDSMDANLER
- the LOC114120307 gene encoding protein asteroid — its product is MGIPGLTSFINRNSTQYFENLQLKDTLVIIDGYALTNFLYRLYENQTSAFGGDYDIIAKVYIDFINLFTRCNVIPIFVFDGAYEQRKMETIMSRMSQRIQSYGQPIKTAECMPMFGSDIIFDILNDMDIPHVNCDFEADAEIVALAKLLNCPVISRDSDFYINTVPYIPLDKIIIDLNSNVKVINCQVYKVEKLLSEFGGLNVDYLPLVAALLGNDYIRPDTFSSLLRLNQGCFNCGLKLKRITEWLRKQRDIKSAILNMTHNLSRNSGYIENQINNIINDYRNISSKYLSFILQYKKMSTYQDQLRHLKSNEKSILPPWLEYHYRRGTVNAEVMTIITLKKIFFKVEIEDYEKSPYYEITFKIVEKINGLLFGKGDSIPSVGRKNGLNIGQYKIKRCITNPYVPLADLNKSELNYRKNIILNLVGIKKIDGVPKEWELFVLILIYWGVHTNNIKSKHMHALIVCAITFNVIKKIETDPKNEKTEDIKDKSIIKENITQVNKEDCIKAMSVLSNYFQIGQYNNKRLYYKIIHSFAQFQSCVYFLMILNSLLDFPFDQCRIENFYKGSFLYNICVQMENCDPEIFVSHKLFGNSDSLNNVYKSIINLINILLPVPKKRATATQSTSNCSKPKGKIEKKTK